In Luteimonas viscosa, the following proteins share a genomic window:
- a CDS encoding reprolysin-like metallopeptidase has translation MRKHLLGLMLVAGLAGCTSESDSDPAAAAVPKTADSPASGSLPTGESLAALRGSPTSFASLPDRGELLSYGGARKSRQSGAYTYHPVALSEAHALNAIGSGELVLATPDGEPVKIKYERHEEQPDGNWTWIGRNADGSSAILTFGEKAVFGMISRGDDYYRVRTDRTGAWVVETDRSLLASSGGRREKGEDFLLPPEAGALTAAAARHLSKASPSVAANVSTKAAAMVDVLVGYSSGLASVYGSQSAAATFVTSLVALTNSAYANSGVNMRLRAVHTLQVNYADNSDNQEALQQLTGYNADTQQPITPNSAFNALREAREEYGADLVAFVRRYREPEQDGCGIAWLLGMNGSGISAANDAAFGYAVVSDGEDRDESDNNTYFCSDFSLAHELGHLMGQAHNEEDAADAGAHEYSYGYREASATGFHTIMAYPSGASQIEAPHFANPSVKYVNRPTGTAMEDNARSMNQTMPVIANFRATVVPLSDVRSDIDGDGKADIIFRHTGNGKNVIWKSANRATQEAMVTTTDQAWTIVGTGDINGDGKADVVWRNTVTGQNLVWPGGKRQQQQNLVGVTDQNWKIVGIGDFNGDGIDDLLWRNYSTGANAIWPSGQRAQQQAVDGVTNTNWKVVGVGDFDSDGREDILWREAVTGLNVIWRAGRQNSQMSVTGVTDTNWAVVGVGDFDGNGVDDILWRNASTGANVIWKSGDRGQQQAVAAVNRNWFVAAVGDFNGDGRADIFWRNSVNGENVYWRSGERSTQQWVAPVEDLSWKVFY, from the coding sequence ATGCGCAAACATCTTCTGGGCCTGATGCTGGTCGCCGGGCTGGCCGGCTGCACGTCGGAGTCCGACTCCGATCCCGCGGCGGCTGCAGTGCCCAAGACCGCGGATTCTCCGGCATCCGGTTCGCTGCCCACGGGCGAATCGCTGGCGGCGCTGCGTGGTTCACCAACGAGCTTCGCGTCGCTGCCCGACCGGGGCGAACTGCTGTCCTATGGCGGCGCGCGCAAGAGCCGGCAGTCCGGTGCGTATACCTATCACCCGGTCGCCCTGAGCGAAGCGCATGCGCTCAACGCAATCGGGAGTGGTGAGCTGGTCTTGGCCACGCCCGACGGCGAGCCGGTGAAGATCAAGTACGAGCGCCACGAAGAGCAGCCCGACGGGAACTGGACCTGGATCGGCCGCAACGCCGATGGATCCAGCGCGATCCTGACCTTCGGCGAGAAGGCCGTGTTCGGCATGATCTCGCGCGGCGACGACTACTACCGCGTCCGCACCGACCGGACCGGTGCGTGGGTGGTGGAGACCGACCGCAGCCTGCTGGCTTCCAGCGGCGGTCGTCGTGAGAAGGGAGAAGATTTCCTCCTGCCGCCGGAGGCCGGCGCACTGACCGCGGCCGCTGCCCGTCATCTGTCTAAGGCAAGCCCGTCCGTGGCAGCGAATGTCTCGACTAAGGCCGCCGCCATGGTCGACGTCCTGGTCGGCTATTCAAGTGGCCTGGCGAGCGTCTACGGCAGCCAGTCCGCTGCGGCAACCTTCGTCACCAGCCTCGTGGCATTGACGAACTCTGCGTACGCGAACAGTGGCGTGAACATGCGTCTGCGCGCGGTGCATACGCTCCAGGTCAACTATGCGGACAACTCCGACAACCAGGAAGCGTTGCAACAGCTCACGGGCTACAACGCCGATACCCAGCAGCCCATCACCCCCAACTCCGCCTTCAACGCGCTGCGAGAAGCGCGTGAGGAATACGGTGCGGATCTGGTCGCGTTCGTGCGCCGCTATCGCGAGCCCGAGCAGGACGGATGTGGCATCGCCTGGCTGCTTGGCATGAACGGCTCCGGGATTTCCGCCGCCAACGATGCGGCATTCGGTTACGCGGTGGTGAGTGATGGCGAAGACCGCGACGAAAGCGACAACAATACCTATTTCTGCAGTGACTTCTCCCTCGCCCACGAGCTGGGTCATCTGATGGGGCAGGCTCACAACGAGGAGGACGCGGCGGACGCGGGCGCCCACGAGTACTCGTACGGTTATCGCGAAGCGTCTGCGACCGGATTCCACACCATCATGGCGTACCCGTCGGGTGCCTCGCAGATCGAGGCGCCGCACTTCGCGAATCCCTCCGTCAAATACGTCAATCGTCCGACGGGGACGGCCATGGAAGACAACGCCCGCAGCATGAACCAGACCATGCCTGTCATCGCCAACTTCCGCGCGACGGTCGTGCCCCTTTCCGATGTTCGAAGCGACATCGACGGCGACGGCAAGGCCGATATCATTTTCCGCCACACGGGCAATGGCAAGAATGTCATCTGGAAGTCTGCCAACCGCGCGACACAAGAGGCGATGGTGACCACAACCGACCAAGCTTGGACAATCGTCGGAACCGGCGACATCAATGGCGACGGTAAGGCGGATGTGGTGTGGAGGAACACGGTGACTGGCCAGAACCTGGTATGGCCTGGCGGCAAGCGGCAGCAGCAGCAGAACCTGGTGGGCGTCACCGATCAGAACTGGAAGATTGTCGGCATTGGTGATTTCAACGGGGACGGCATCGACGATCTGTTGTGGCGCAACTACTCGACCGGCGCCAATGCGATCTGGCCCTCAGGTCAGCGTGCCCAGCAGCAGGCCGTCGATGGAGTAACCAACACGAATTGGAAAGTGGTCGGGGTCGGGGATTTCGACAGCGACGGGCGGGAGGACATCCTGTGGAGAGAAGCCGTGACCGGCCTGAATGTCATCTGGCGCGCTGGTCGTCAGAACTCTCAGATGTCGGTAACCGGCGTTACGGATACGAACTGGGCCGTTGTTGGTGTTGGCGATTTTGATGGGAACGGCGTCGACGATATTCTTTGGCGCAATGCCTCAACTGGTGCGAACGTGATCTGGAAGAGCGGGGATCGCGGGCAACAGCAGGCGGTAGCCGCTGTCAACCGGAACTGGTTCGTGGCAGCTGTCGGCGATTTCAACGGCGATGGGCGCGCGGATATCTTTTGGCGGAATTCCGTTAACGGCGAGAATGTCTACTGGCGCTCGGGCGAGCGAAGCACCCAGCAATGGGTGGCCCCGGTGGAAGATCTCTCGTGGAAGGTCTTCTACTGA
- a CDS encoding phosphoadenylyl-sulfate reductase has product MNIPTVDAALDSVDARAELNRWLAGRRAEERVEWALHTLPGEHVLSSSFGAQAAVSLHLATRQRADLPVVVVDTGYLFPETYRFIDEMSERLSLNLKVYRPQIGVAWMEARMGRIWEEGVDGIERYNRLRKVEPMQRALRELGVGTWIAGLRRSQARTRAGIDFLERKDGRWKLHPIADWSDRDVGQYLARHDLPYHPLWDQGYVSIGDVHTTRPLTAVDSMDDTRFFGLKRECGLHFDDDAIPA; this is encoded by the coding sequence ATGAACATTCCCACCGTGGATGCCGCGCTCGACTCGGTCGACGCGCGCGCCGAGCTCAACCGCTGGCTGGCCGGCCGCCGCGCCGAGGAGCGCGTCGAATGGGCGCTGCACACCCTGCCCGGCGAGCACGTGCTGTCGTCGAGCTTCGGCGCGCAGGCGGCGGTGTCGCTGCACCTGGCCACCCGTCAGCGCGCGGACCTGCCGGTCGTGGTGGTCGACACCGGCTACCTGTTCCCCGAGACCTACCGCTTCATCGACGAGATGAGCGAACGCCTCTCGCTCAACCTCAAGGTATACCGGCCGCAGATCGGCGTGGCCTGGATGGAGGCGCGCATGGGCCGGATCTGGGAAGAAGGCGTCGACGGCATCGAGCGTTACAACCGCCTGCGCAAGGTCGAGCCGATGCAGCGCGCGCTGCGCGAGCTCGGCGTGGGGACCTGGATCGCCGGCCTGCGCCGCAGCCAGGCGCGTACACGCGCCGGCATCGATTTCCTGGAACGCAAGGACGGACGCTGGAAGCTGCACCCGATCGCCGACTGGAGCGACCGCGACGTCGGCCAGTACCTCGCCCGCCACGACCTGCCCTACCACCCGCTATGGGACCAGGGCTACGTCTCGATCGGGGATGTGCACACCACGCGCCCCCTGACGGCCGTAGACAGCATGGACGACACTCGCTTCTTCGGGCTGAAGCGTGAGTGCGGCCTGCACTTCGACGATGACGCAATACCCGCCTGA
- the cysI gene encoding assimilatory sulfite reductase (NADPH) hemoprotein subunit: MSNHSVEDIKAESNRLRGSLLESLSDPLTGALREDDQTLIKYHGSYQQDDRDIRDERRRQKLEPAYQFMIRTRTPGGVVSPEQWLTLDAIATRFANHSLRVTTRQAFQFHGVIKRELKGTMQAINAALIDTLAACGDVNRNVQVAANPLLSSAHATLYADAARTSEHLLPNTRAYYEIWLDEERVAGSGGEDEPIYGDKYLPRKFKIGFALPPVNDVDVYANDLGFIGVADDAGGIVGYDVTIGGGMGATHGDAETYPRLGNNVGFIPREALLAVATAVVTTQRDLGNRNVRKRARFKYTIDDHGLEVVKAEIERRAGIAFAAPRSAPFEHNGDRYGWVEGEDGHWHLTLSLPSGRIADRPGMPHLTGLREIARIHRGEFRMTGNQNLVIAGVPAGERERIDALVRAHALDAVNDAPTALARAAMACVALPTCGLAMAEAERYLPEFTAALQPMLEIHGLAEAPILLRISGCPNGCSRPYLGEIALVGKAPGRYNLMLGADHRGQRLNTLYRENITQAQILAELEPLFARYGAARLDDEGFGDFLLRTGVVEIPARDRRQHIPIDSTLVEDVA, encoded by the coding sequence ATGAGCAACCACTCCGTCGAAGACATCAAGGCCGAAAGCAACCGCCTGCGCGGTTCGCTGCTCGAGAGCCTGTCCGACCCCCTGACCGGCGCGCTGCGCGAAGACGACCAGACGCTGATCAAGTACCACGGCAGCTACCAGCAGGACGATCGCGACATCCGCGACGAACGCCGCCGCCAGAAGCTCGAGCCCGCCTACCAGTTCATGATCCGCACCCGCACGCCCGGCGGCGTAGTGTCGCCCGAACAGTGGCTCACGCTCGACGCCATCGCCACGCGGTTCGCCAACCACTCGCTGCGCGTCACCACCCGCCAGGCCTTCCAGTTCCACGGAGTGATCAAGCGCGAGCTCAAGGGGACGATGCAGGCCATCAACGCCGCGCTGATCGACACGCTGGCCGCCTGCGGCGACGTCAACCGCAACGTGCAGGTGGCGGCCAATCCGCTGCTGTCGTCCGCCCATGCAACGCTCTACGCCGATGCCGCGCGCACGTCCGAGCACCTGTTGCCCAACACCCGCGCCTACTACGAGATCTGGCTGGACGAGGAGCGCGTGGCCGGCAGCGGTGGCGAGGACGAACCGATCTACGGCGACAAGTACCTGCCGCGCAAGTTCAAGATCGGCTTCGCGCTGCCGCCGGTGAACGACGTGGACGTATACGCCAACGACCTCGGCTTCATCGGCGTGGCCGACGACGCCGGCGGGATCGTGGGCTATGACGTGACCATCGGCGGCGGCATGGGCGCGACCCATGGCGATGCCGAGACCTATCCGCGCCTGGGCAACAACGTCGGCTTCATCCCGCGCGAGGCGCTGCTGGCGGTCGCGACCGCGGTGGTCACCACGCAGCGCGACCTGGGCAACCGCAACGTGCGCAAGCGCGCGCGCTTCAAGTACACCATCGACGATCACGGCCTGGAGGTGGTCAAGGCCGAGATCGAACGCCGCGCGGGCATCGCGTTCGCCGCGCCGCGCTCGGCTCCGTTCGAGCACAACGGCGATCGCTACGGCTGGGTCGAGGGCGAGGACGGCCACTGGCACCTGACGCTGTCGCTGCCGTCCGGCCGCATCGCCGACCGTCCCGGCATGCCGCATCTCACCGGGCTGCGCGAGATCGCCCGGATCCATCGCGGCGAGTTCCGCATGACCGGCAACCAGAACCTGGTGATCGCCGGCGTGCCGGCCGGCGAGCGCGAGCGGATCGACGCACTGGTACGCGCGCACGCGCTGGATGCGGTCAACGACGCGCCGACCGCGCTCGCGCGTGCGGCGATGGCATGCGTCGCGCTGCCCACCTGTGGCCTGGCCATGGCCGAGGCCGAGCGCTACCTGCCCGAGTTCACCGCTGCGCTGCAGCCGATGCTCGAGATCCACGGCCTGGCCGAGGCACCGATCCTGTTGCGCATTTCCGGCTGCCCCAACGGCTGCTCGCGCCCCTACCTGGGCGAGATCGCGCTCGTGGGCAAGGCACCGGGCCGCTACAACCTGATGCTCGGCGCCGACCATCGCGGGCAGCGGCTGAACACGCTGTACCGCGAGAACATCACCCAGGCGCAGATTCTGGCCGAACTCGAGCCCCTGTTCGCGCGCTATGGCGCGGCCCGGCTGGATGACGAGGGATTCGGCGATTTCCTGCTGCGCACGGGCGTGGTCGAGATTCCCGCCAGGGATCGTCGCCAGCACATCCCCATCGACAGCACCCTGGTCGAGGACGTCGCATGA
- a CDS encoding assimilatory sulfite reductase (NADPH) flavoprotein subunit yields MSAPAALPALPFPQETADALVRLTQGLEPAGLWWLSGYAAGLASRSGAEVPATAVARTDAAPAGRLTILYGSQTGNARRAAEALLAKVQAAGLPARLVRADTYPTRELAGERLLYVVISTQGEGDPPDDAIGFVEFLTGRRAPKLPELKFAVLGLGDTSYADFCGIARRIDARLAELGAHRVADIGLADLDIDTVAAPWGEAALAQAREQLRVATPAGAAHLATVTPLRPATSWSHERPFPAEVLASQTLSGREFKGTGFRRYGAVDKDVRHIELSLDGSGLAYEPGDALGIRHRNPEPLVAAVLEATKLDGDGIATIDGDSLPLAEWLATHRELTRLSRPLLAALAERADADELRALLEPGNAGFGALLADHQLVDVLRRWPANWEPDALLAALRPQAQRLYSIASSRKRVGEEAHLTVDIVGYQAHGHVHIGAASGFLAALEEGGQVPVYVEPNERFRVPADGARDILMVGPGTGVAPFRGFVQERAETGAGGRNWLFFGAQHFNTGFLYQVEWQEALRRGELHRLDLAFSRDQADKLYVQHRLRERGREVYDWLQSGAHLYVCGAIAMGKDVHAALLDIVAAHNGGDTEAAAGYLSALQQEGRYARDVY; encoded by the coding sequence ATGTCCGCACCCGCCGCATTGCCCGCGCTGCCGTTTCCCCAGGAGACGGCGGATGCGCTGGTCCGCCTCACCCAGGGGCTGGAGCCGGCCGGGCTGTGGTGGCTGTCCGGTTATGCGGCAGGCCTGGCGAGCCGCAGCGGTGCGGAGGTGCCCGCGACCGCGGTTGCGCGCACCGACGCGGCGCCGGCGGGGCGCCTGACCATCCTCTACGGCAGCCAGACCGGCAACGCACGCCGCGCCGCGGAGGCGCTGCTGGCCAAGGTGCAGGCCGCGGGCCTGCCCGCGCGCCTGGTGCGGGCCGACACCTACCCCACCCGCGAACTCGCCGGCGAACGCCTGCTCTACGTGGTCATCAGCACCCAGGGCGAGGGCGATCCGCCGGACGATGCCATCGGCTTCGTCGAGTTCCTGACCGGCCGGCGCGCGCCGAAGCTGCCTGAGCTGAAGTTCGCCGTGCTCGGCCTCGGCGACACCAGCTACGCCGACTTCTGCGGCATCGCGCGCCGCATCGACGCGCGACTGGCCGAACTCGGCGCGCATCGCGTGGCCGACATCGGCCTGGCGGATCTCGATATCGACACCGTCGCCGCTCCCTGGGGCGAAGCGGCGCTGGCCCAGGCCCGCGAACAGCTCAGGGTCGCCACGCCCGCAGGCGCGGCGCATCTGGCGACGGTCACGCCGCTGCGCCCGGCCACGAGCTGGTCGCACGAACGCCCGTTCCCGGCCGAGGTGCTGGCCAGCCAGACCCTCAGCGGCCGCGAATTCAAGGGCACCGGATTCCGTCGCTACGGCGCCGTCGACAAGGACGTGCGCCACATCGAACTGTCGCTGGACGGCTCCGGCCTGGCCTACGAGCCGGGCGATGCGCTCGGCATCCGTCATCGCAATCCCGAGCCGCTGGTGGCCGCCGTGCTGGAGGCGACGAAGCTCGACGGCGATGGCATCGCCACCATCGACGGCGACAGCCTGCCGCTGGCCGAATGGCTGGCCACGCACCGCGAACTGACCAGGTTGTCGCGCCCGTTGCTCGCCGCCCTGGCCGAGCGCGCCGACGCGGACGAACTGCGCGCTCTGCTCGAACCGGGCAATGCCGGGTTCGGCGCGCTGCTGGCCGACCACCAGCTGGTCGACGTGCTGCGCCGCTGGCCCGCGAACTGGGAGCCCGATGCCCTGCTCGCCGCCCTGCGCCCGCAGGCCCAGCGCCTGTATTCGATCGCCTCCAGCCGCAAGCGCGTGGGTGAAGAAGCGCACCTCACGGTCGACATCGTCGGCTATCAGGCGCATGGCCATGTCCACATCGGCGCCGCCAGCGGCTTCCTCGCTGCCCTGGAGGAAGGCGGCCAGGTGCCGGTCTACGTCGAGCCGAACGAACGCTTCCGGGTGCCCGCCGACGGCGCGCGCGACATCCTGATGGTCGGCCCCGGCACCGGCGTGGCGCCGTTCCGCGGCTTCGTGCAGGAACGCGCGGAAACCGGCGCCGGTGGCCGCAACTGGCTGTTCTTCGGCGCCCAGCATTTCAATACCGGCTTCCTCTACCAGGTCGAATGGCAGGAGGCGCTGCGGCGCGGGGAACTGCATCGGCTCGACCTCGCCTTCTCGCGCGACCAGGCCGACAAGCTCTATGTCCAGCACCGCCTGCGCGAGCGTGGCCGTGAGGTCTACGACTGGCTGCAGTCCGGCGCGCACCTGTACGTCTGCGGCGCGATCGCCATGGGCAAGGACGTGCACGCCGCGCTGCTCGACATCGTCGCCGCACACAACGGCGGCGATACCGAGGCAGCGGCCGGGTATCTGTCCGCACTGCAGCAGGAAGGCCGCTATGCCCGCGACGTCTACTGA
- the cysD gene encoding sulfate adenylyltransferase subunit CysD produces MTVPSPSIAPADADLDRLEAESLHILREVAAECRNPVLLYSIGKDSSVLLHLLLKAFAPAPPPIPLLHVDTTWKFREMIAFRDRRAAETGVDLRVHINPDGVRDGVGPLSHGASVHTEVMKTQALKQALEAGGYDAAIGGARRDEEKSRAKERVFSFRDAQHRWDPRRQRPELWSLYNARVGQGESVRVFPLSNWTELDVWRYVRREGIDVVPLYFAAERPVVRRDGTWIMVDDERFVLREGEQVEQRRVRFRTLGCYPLTGAVESAAADLDAVIAEMETSAQSERAGRLIDHADGDSMEKKKREGYF; encoded by the coding sequence ATGACGGTTCCCTCGCCCTCCATCGCCCCCGCCGACGCCGACCTCGATCGCCTCGAGGCCGAGAGCCTGCACATCCTGCGCGAGGTCGCGGCCGAGTGCCGCAACCCGGTGCTGCTGTACTCGATCGGCAAGGACAGCTCGGTGCTGCTGCACCTGCTGCTCAAGGCCTTCGCTCCCGCGCCCCCGCCGATTCCGCTGCTGCACGTGGACACCACGTGGAAGTTCCGCGAGATGATCGCCTTCCGCGACCGCCGCGCCGCCGAGACCGGCGTCGACCTGCGCGTCCACATCAACCCCGACGGCGTGCGCGACGGCGTCGGTCCGCTGAGCCACGGTGCCAGCGTGCACACCGAGGTGATGAAGACCCAGGCGCTGAAGCAGGCGCTGGAGGCCGGCGGCTACGATGCCGCGATCGGCGGTGCGCGCCGCGACGAGGAGAAGTCGCGCGCCAAGGAGCGGGTGTTCTCGTTCCGCGATGCGCAGCACCGGTGGGATCCGCGCCGGCAGCGTCCGGAGTTGTGGAGCCTGTACAACGCCCGGGTCGGCCAGGGCGAGAGCGTGCGCGTGTTCCCGCTGTCGAACTGGACCGAACTGGACGTGTGGCGCTATGTGCGCCGCGAGGGGATCGACGTGGTGCCGCTGTACTTCGCCGCCGAGCGGCCGGTGGTGCGTCGCGACGGCACCTGGATCATGGTCGACGACGAACGCTTCGTGCTGCGCGAGGGCGAGCAGGTGGAACAGCGCAGGGTGCGCTTCCGCACGCTCGGCTGCTACCCGCTGACCGGCGCGGTGGAGTCGGCCGCCGCCGACCTCGATGCGGTGATCGCCGAGATGGAGACCAGCGCGCAGTCCGAACGCGCCGGTCGCCTGATCGACCATGCCGACGGCGATTCGATGGAAAAGAAGAAGCGGGAAGGGTATTTCTGA
- the cysC gene encoding adenylyl-sulfate kinase produces MNSMAIDKRSRSGETPVSESPVTNHQSRFLRLIACGSVDDGKSTLIGRLLHEAGRVPDDERAALARASAAHGTRGGEIDYALLLDGLDAEREQGITIDVAWRHLQTARRRFLIADCPGHVQYTRNMATGASVADLAIVLVDATKGLLPQTFRHVAILSLFGVRHVLLAVNKMDRAGYDQAVFDAIATRFRAHAEKLGVPDVVAIPVAAAVGDNVTVRSPAIGWYHGPSVLEHLETVATDAPDASLPLRLPLQSVLRDGDGGRWLAGTVAAGTLRVGDAVRVEPAGAASRIAALVVSGTGAVCARAGQAVAVQLADEVDAGRGHVLAAPDAPVAHSDQVVADVLWFDEAPLLPGRRYQLKIGTRTVGARISELKSRHDPESLQPLAAKRLEFNEIGELVLSFDAVVAFTPYAESAALGGFILVDPLTRATVGAGMIRHGLRRADNIHWQALDVDRKLRAALKGQQPRCVWFTGLSGAGKSTIANLVERGLLARGLHTYLLDGDNVRHGLNRDLGFTDEDRVENLRRVAEVAKLMTDAGLIVLVSFISPFRAERRAARTLFDEGEFLEVFVDTPLADAERRDVKGLYAKARRGELPNFTGIDSPYEPPENAELVLDTRGAGAEALAEQVIARLLD; encoded by the coding sequence ATGAATAGCATGGCCATCGACAAGCGTTCCCGGAGCGGGGAAACGCCTGTTTCCGAATCACCAGTTACGAATCATCAATCGCGGTTCCTGCGCCTCATCGCCTGCGGCAGCGTCGACGACGGCAAGAGCACCCTGATCGGCCGCCTGCTGCACGAGGCCGGACGGGTGCCGGACGACGAGCGCGCCGCGCTCGCGCGTGCCAGTGCCGCACACGGCACGCGCGGCGGCGAGATCGACTACGCGCTGCTGCTCGACGGGCTCGATGCCGAACGCGAGCAGGGCATCACCATCGACGTCGCCTGGCGCCATTTGCAGACCGCGCGCCGCCGATTCCTGATCGCCGATTGCCCCGGCCACGTGCAGTACACGCGCAACATGGCCACCGGCGCGTCGGTCGCCGATCTCGCGATCGTGCTGGTCGATGCCACGAAGGGGTTGCTGCCGCAGACCTTCCGCCACGTCGCGATCCTGTCGCTGTTCGGTGTGCGCCACGTGCTGCTCGCGGTCAACAAGATGGACCGGGCGGGTTACGACCAGGCCGTGTTCGACGCCATCGCCACGCGCTTCCGCGCGCATGCGGAAAAGCTCGGCGTGCCGGACGTGGTCGCGATCCCGGTGGCGGCGGCGGTGGGCGACAACGTGACCGTGCGCTCGCCTGCGATCGGCTGGTACCACGGACCCAGCGTGCTCGAGCATCTCGAGACCGTGGCCACGGACGCGCCCGATGCATCGCTGCCGCTGCGGCTGCCATTGCAGTCGGTGCTGCGCGACGGCGACGGCGGACGCTGGCTGGCGGGCACCGTGGCGGCCGGCACGCTGCGGGTCGGCGATGCGGTGCGCGTCGAGCCTGCGGGTGCGGCGAGTCGCATCGCGGCACTGGTGGTGTCGGGCACCGGTGCGGTTTGCGCACGCGCCGGCCAGGCGGTGGCGGTACAACTGGCCGACGAGGTCGACGCCGGCCGCGGCCACGTGCTCGCGGCGCCCGACGCCCCGGTGGCGCACAGCGACCAGGTGGTGGCCGACGTGCTCTGGTTCGACGAGGCGCCGCTGCTGCCCGGGCGCCGCTACCAGCTCAAGATCGGAACGCGCACGGTGGGCGCACGGATCAGCGAGCTCAAGTCGCGGCACGATCCGGAAAGCCTGCAGCCGCTGGCCGCCAAGCGCCTGGAGTTCAACGAGATCGGCGAGCTGGTGCTGTCGTTCGACGCGGTGGTCGCCTTCACGCCCTACGCCGAGAGCGCCGCGCTCGGCGGCTTCATCCTGGTCGATCCGCTGACCCGCGCCACGGTCGGCGCCGGCATGATCCGCCACGGCCTGCGCCGCGCCGACAACATCCACTGGCAGGCGCTCGACGTCGACCGCAAGCTGCGCGCCGCGCTGAAGGGACAGCAGCCGCGCTGCGTCTGGTTCACCGGGCTGTCGGGCGCGGGCAAGTCGACGATCGCCAACCTGGTCGAGCGAGGCCTGCTGGCGCGCGGCCTGCACACCTACCTGCTCGACGGCGACAACGTCCGCCATGGCCTCAACCGCGACCTCGGCTTCACCGACGAGGACCGGGTCGAGAACCTGCGTCGCGTGGCCGAAGTGGCGAAGCTGATGACCGATGCCGGGCTGATCGTGCTGGTCAGCTTCATCTCGCCGTTCCGCGCCGAACGCCGCGCGGCGCGTACGCTGTTCGACGAGGGCGAGTTCCTCGAGGTCTTCGTCGACACGCCGCTGGCCGATGCCGAGCGACGCGACGTCAAGGGCCTGTACGCCAAGGCGCGCCGCGGCGAGCTGCCCAACTTCACCGGTATCGATTCGCCGTACGAGCCGCCGGAGAACGCCGAACTGGTGCTGGACACCCGGGGCGCAGGCGCCGAGGCGCTCGCGGAGCAGGTGATCGCGCGGCTGCTCGACTGA
- a CDS encoding GlsB/YeaQ/YmgE family stress response membrane protein — MELFGSSNWLYIILIGLVVGIVARLLKPGRDRMGIILTIVLGIAGALFAGWVGRMVGWYGQGQAAGFIASTLGAIVLLVIVGALRKRR, encoded by the coding sequence ATGGAACTGTTCGGCAGCAGCAACTGGCTCTACATCATCCTGATCGGCCTGGTGGTCGGCATCGTGGCCCGGCTGCTCAAGCCCGGGCGCGACAGGATGGGCATCATCCTGACCATCGTGCTGGGCATCGCCGGCGCCCTGTTCGCGGGATGGGTCGGTCGCATGGTCGGCTGGTACGGCCAGGGCCAGGCTGCGGGCTTCATCGCCTCGACCCTCGGCGCCATCGTGCTGCTGGTCATCGTCGGCGCGCTGCGCAAGCGGCGCTGA